One genomic window of Rhinolophus ferrumequinum isolate MPI-CBG mRhiFer1 chromosome 23, mRhiFer1_v1.p, whole genome shotgun sequence includes the following:
- the NKX2-4 gene encoding homeobox protein Nkx-2.4, translating into MSLSPKHTTPFSVSDILSPIEETYKKFGGGAMDGAPPGLGASLGAAAAAAYRAPPPGPSSQGAPVAGMQPPHTMAGHNAAAAAAAAAAAAAAAAAATYHMPPGVSQFPHSAMGSYCNGGLANMANMGDLPAYTDGMRGGTAAAATGWYSANPDPRYSSISRFMGPSAGVNVAGMGSLTGIADAAKSLAPLHTTAAAPRRKRRVLFSQAQVYELERRFKQQKYLSAPEREHLASMIHLTPTQVKIWFQNHRYKMKRQAKDKAAQQLQQEGGLAPPPPPSPRRVAVPVLVKDGKPCQNGAGTPTPGQAGPQPSAPTPAPELEELSPSPPALHGPGGGLAALDAAAGDYGGGVLGANLLYGRTW; encoded by the exons ATGTCGTTGAGCCCCAAGCACACGACGCCCTTCTCCGTGTCCGACATCCTGAGCCCCATCGAGGAGACCTACAAAAAGTTCGGCGGCGGCGCTATGGACGGCGCGCCGCCCGGCCTGGGGGCGTCCCtgggcgccgccgccgccgccgcctacCGCGCGCCGCCGCCCGGCCCTTCCTCGCAGGGGGCGCCCGTGGCGGGTATGCAGCCGCCGCACACCATGGCGGGGCACaacgcggcggcggcggcggcagcggcggcggcggcggcggcggcggccgcggccgCCACCTACCACATGCCCCCGGGCGTCTCGCAGTTCCCGCACAGCGCCATGGGCAGCTACTGCAACGGCGGCCTGGCCAACATGGCCAACATGGGCGACCTGCCGGCCTACACAGACGGCATGCGGGGCGGCACGGCCGCCGCGGCCACCGGCTGGTACAGCGCCAACCCGGACCCGCGCTACTCCTCAA TTTCCAGGTTCATGGGGCCGTCGGCGGGCGTCAACGTGGCGGGCATGGGGTCTCTGACCGGCATCGCGGACGCCGCCAAGTCGCTGGCACCCTTGCACACGACGGCGGCGGCGCCGCGAAGAAAGCGCCGCGTGCTCTTCTCGCAAGCGCAGGTCTACGAGCTGGAGCGGCGCTTCAAGCAGCAGAAGTACCTGTCGGCGCCCGAGCGTGAGCACCTGGCCAGCATGATCCACCTGACGCCGACGCAGGTCAAGATCTGGTTCCAGAACCACCGCTACAAGATGAAGCGGCAGGCCAAGGACAAGGCGGcgcagcagctgcagcaggaggGCGGCCtggccccgccgccgccgccgtcccCGCGCCGCGTGGCCGTGCCGGTGCTGGTCAAGGACGGCAAGCCGTGCCAGAACGGCGCTGGCACGCCGACGCCCGGCCAGGCCGGTCCGCAGCCGTCAGCCCCGACGCCCGCGCCCGAGCTCGAGGAGCTATCGCCCAGCCCGCCCGCGCTGCACGGTCCGGGGGGCGGACTGGCGGCCCTGGACGCAGCCGCTGGGGACTACGGCGGCGGCGTGCTCGGCGCCAACCTGCTCTATGGCAGGACGTGGTGA